One genomic window of Pelmatolapia mariae isolate MD_Pm_ZW linkage group LG5, Pm_UMD_F_2, whole genome shotgun sequence includes the following:
- the apcdd1l gene encoding protein APCDD1-like produces MKGAGSGNMSSGRFSHLLRGVWFLWQALLVVGTGTKLWEVPTGPFASSSNFSESLQWEPHCQYHNIQDRVRITADIPPQLDGTWVSIRCEVRPGPEFLTRSYTFHPNRHFQALQHYYTDSSCEDPSYSLIVRGKIRLRQASWITRGATEAEHHLSKVAIVVHSLAAKQRLASRLPSTCVGLSLGRVVPGKLYELYNTRAGRGCLEALGFSMIEMGLVRVETQYHSHGGKVQELFLGDIHTDWTQRTQYKPTGYQQPLQNAMHHIHPCPVCALVYRSSDQRPPVLPRSPATYLSLGGRWVSQRCETRPNVLFLTRDFTFNPHQHAWEGIYRHYSDPACSQPTFTLRASGHYAQGNPSPKISGASEFVFKVTQVRATAMGEPTAKLLNSTKPGKCGRARGWEVGIEQDLTPTDGCTVLGIKLPHKEYELFKIELDHRKHPLLFIGERPTDGSSPDRPLRRPTSFQAPMVLCSGGSTQAARSGFNSKQVQLAASGTERLPQLVLLVFGSVLCGWLCVY; encoded by the exons CTCTGTTGGTGGTAGGAACAGGGACAAAACTTTGGGAGGTGCCAACAGGTCCATTTGCATCCTCCTCCAACTTCAGTGAGAGCCTCCAGTGGGAGCCCCACTGTCAGTACCACAACATACAGGACAGAGTGAGAATCACAGCAGATATACCACCACAACTGGATGGTACTTGGGTATCAATAAG ATGCGAAGTTCGTCCTGGTCCAGAGTTCCTTACCCGCTCCTACACTTTCCACCCCAACCGTCACTTCCAGGCCCTGCAGCACTACTATACCGACAGCAGCTGCGAGGATCCTAGCTACTCCCTGATAGTCAGGGGAAAGATCCGTCTGCGCCAGGCCTCTTGGATCACCCGTGGGGCTACTGAAGCTGAGCATCACCTCAGCAAAGTGGCCATTGTGGTTCATAGCCTTGCAGCCAAACAGAGGTTGGCCTCTAGGCTCCCTTCAACATGCGTAGGTCTCAGCCTGGGTCGAGTGGTGCCAGGGAAGCTCTATGAGCTATACAACACCCGGGCAGGGAGGGGATGTCTGGAAGCACTGGGTTTCTCCATGATTGAGATGGGTTTAGTACGAGTAGAAACGCAATACCACAGCCATGGAGGGAAGGTCCAGGAGCTGTTCTTGGGGGATAtccacactgactggacacaaAGAACTCAGTACAAACCTACTGGGTACCAGCAACCACTGCAGAATGCCATG CATCACATCCACCCCTGCCCTGTATGTGCTCTGGTGTACCGCTCCTCAGACCAGCGCCCCCCTGTGTTGCCCCGCAGCCCTGCAACCTATCTGTCTCTTGGAGGCCGATGGGTTAGCCAGCGCTGTGAAACCCGTCCCAATGTCCTCTTTCTTACCCGAGACTTCACCTTTAATCCCCACCAGCACGCCTGGGAGGGCATCTACCGGCACTATTCTGACCCTGCCTGCTCTCAGCCCACTTTCACCCTGAGAGCCTCGGGCCACTATGCTCAGGGAAACCCCTCCCCCAAAATCTCAGGAGCCTCTGAGTTTGTCTTCAAGGTAACCCAGGTCAGAGCCACAGCCATGGGGGAGCCCACAGCCAAATTGCTAAACAGTACAAAGCCAGGGAAGTGTGGTCGTGCTAGAGGATGGGAGGTCGGAATAGAGCAGGACTTGACCCCCACAGACGGATGCACCGTGTTGGGTATCAAGCTGCCCCATAAAGAGTACGAGCTCTTCAAGATAGAGCTGGATCACAGGAAACACCCACTGCTGTTTATCGGCGAGAGGCCAACTGACGGGTCCAGTCCTGACCGACCGCTGAGGCGACCCACTTCCTTTCAGGCTCCCATGGTACTTTGCAGCGGGGGAAGCACACAGGCCGCCCGCTCAGGTTTTAACAGCAAGCAAGTACAGTTAGCAGCCAGTGGGACAGAGAGGCTTCCACAGCTGGTCCTGCTGGTGTTTGGATCTGTGCTTTGTGGCTGGCTCTGTGTTTACTAG